The following proteins come from a genomic window of Microbacterium lemovicicum:
- a CDS encoding SAF domain-containing protein, whose translation MSATEPGRRRPRGFWSDTRFFLGVVLVVASVAGVWFVVSAARQTSPVYAATRTIVPGEVVGADDLRAVDVALGALGETYLPAQTLSDGLVATRTIPSGELVARSAVGDAGASTLTTVVLRSAVDVPASVEAGTVVEVWSAPLKERGVYDTPRILVADATVVSVTRDDSMIGGGAATLEVVIPRSDVPATLTAMSDESALSVVPSAGGAR comes from the coding sequence ATGAGCGCAACCGAACCCGGCCGCCGCCGACCGCGCGGCTTCTGGAGCGACACCCGCTTCTTCCTCGGCGTCGTGCTGGTCGTCGCATCGGTGGCGGGCGTGTGGTTCGTCGTCTCGGCCGCGCGGCAGACCTCGCCCGTCTACGCGGCCACGCGCACCATCGTGCCGGGAGAGGTCGTGGGCGCCGACGACCTGCGCGCGGTCGACGTCGCGCTGGGCGCGCTCGGCGAGACCTACCTGCCCGCGCAGACCCTGTCCGACGGACTGGTGGCGACGCGCACCATCCCCTCGGGCGAGCTCGTCGCCCGGAGCGCGGTCGGCGACGCCGGCGCGTCGACGCTCACCACCGTCGTCCTGCGCAGCGCCGTCGACGTCCCCGCCTCCGTCGAGGCCGGGACTGTGGTCGAGGTGTGGTCGGCCCCGCTCAAGGAGCGGGGCGTCTACGACACTCCGCGCATCCTCGTCGCCGATGCCACGGTCGTCTCGGTCACCCGTGACGACTCGATGATCGGCGGCGGGGCGGCCACGCTCGAGGTCGTCATCCCGCGATCCGACGTGCCCGCGACGCTGACAGCCATGTCCGACGAGTCGGCTCTGTCGGTGGTGCCCTCGGCGGGCGGCGCGCGGTGA
- a CDS encoding AAA family ATPase, producing the protein MRVFVAVDPPRGRALEEDLEREGAEVTGAADAATLAALAADALVGGRAVVDVDALTAAVREADILVLQADRTTLTADTVALCDRLGVRIVPLCATESDERLSAAFGLGPALPPDAAAWQVLEAAARVPHPVDVTPRAALPGVIAVWGPAGAPGRSTVAVELAVELARGGRHVALVDADTHAPSLALSLGLADEGPGFAAACRQGELGGLDARELTRISIPLSSGGVDVLAGINRPSRWPELSEARVAGALTVCRTWAEHTVVDVASSLERDEEIVSDLDGPRRNAATLAALRSADLVVAVASADPVGIARFLRGYTELRATVGTTRVAVVVNRLRPGVLGIDARGQVRRALDRFGGIEDVWFLPMDPRSVDAATLAARPVADVSPRSPFSAAVRRFVGEAVVPPRTAGESRERSGARDPSAPVTRTRRSRRAA; encoded by the coding sequence GTGAGGGTCTTCGTCGCGGTCGACCCGCCGCGCGGTCGGGCGCTGGAGGAGGATCTGGAGCGCGAGGGCGCGGAGGTGACCGGTGCAGCGGATGCCGCGACGCTCGCGGCCCTCGCCGCCGACGCGCTCGTCGGGGGTCGGGCAGTCGTCGACGTCGACGCGCTCACCGCCGCGGTGCGGGAGGCCGACATCCTCGTGCTGCAGGCGGATCGCACCACCCTGACCGCCGACACGGTCGCGCTCTGCGATCGCCTCGGCGTGCGCATCGTGCCACTCTGCGCGACGGAGTCCGACGAGCGACTGAGCGCGGCCTTCGGCCTCGGTCCGGCACTGCCGCCCGACGCCGCGGCGTGGCAGGTGCTCGAGGCGGCGGCCCGGGTGCCGCACCCGGTCGACGTCACGCCGCGTGCCGCCCTCCCCGGGGTGATCGCCGTGTGGGGTCCGGCCGGAGCGCCCGGACGCTCGACCGTCGCGGTCGAGCTCGCCGTCGAGCTGGCCCGCGGCGGGCGGCACGTCGCGCTCGTCGACGCCGACACCCACGCGCCCTCGCTCGCCCTGTCGCTGGGGCTGGCCGACGAGGGCCCGGGCTTCGCCGCGGCGTGCCGGCAGGGCGAACTGGGCGGCCTCGACGCGCGCGAGCTGACCCGGATCAGCATCCCCCTGTCCTCCGGCGGTGTCGACGTGCTCGCCGGCATCAATCGCCCGTCCCGCTGGCCAGAGCTCAGCGAGGCGCGCGTCGCCGGGGCGCTCACCGTCTGCCGCACCTGGGCGGAGCACACGGTCGTCGACGTCGCGTCGTCGCTGGAGCGCGACGAGGAGATCGTCAGCGACCTCGACGGACCGCGGCGCAACGCCGCCACGCTCGCGGCCCTGCGCTCCGCCGACCTCGTCGTGGCGGTCGCCTCCGCCGATCCGGTCGGCATCGCCCGCTTCCTCCGCGGCTACACCGAGCTCCGCGCGACGGTCGGCACGACGCGGGTCGCGGTGGTGGTGAACAGGCTGCGGCCCGGCGTGCTCGGCATCGATGCGCGCGGGCAGGTGCGGCGTGCGCTCGACCGGTTCGGCGGCATCGAGGACGTGTGGTTCCTGCCGATGGACCCGCGTTCGGTGGATGCGGCGACCCTGGCCGCCCGGCCGGTGGCCGACGTGTCCCCGCGGTCGCCCTTCTCCGCCGCCGTCCGGCGGTTCGTCGGCGAGGCGGTGGTGCCGCCGCGCACCGCGGGGGAGTCCCGCGAGCGGAGCGGCGCGCGCGATCCGAGCGCCCCGGTCACCCGCACGCGACGGAGCCGCCGCGCGGCATGA
- a CDS encoding sensor histidine kinase, whose product MSTLSDLVYAQGRSRDADVEWLHRLAGDGQLLADLAFADIVLWVPTADDSYIAVAHARPSGAATLFYRDIVGDRVRPQWRTQVHEAFQSGTIVDSASPDWFEETPTRVRAVPIVRQFPHGGSPIPIGVVTRHTNLGETRTPSRQQITFNDCADELFGMIASADFPDLAAPTAPRRGAPRASDGLIRLDVDGITTFASPNALSAFNRMGFDDELEGEALVEVTTRIIPEKRQFDESLPLVVTGRAPWRADIEARGVAVSLRTIPLKHRGQRIGAIVLCRDVTEIRHQEQELITKDATIREIHHRVKNNLQTVASLLRIQARRSHSDEAREALTQAMRRVSAIAVVHDTLSEGLAQNVNFDEVFARVMKLVAEVAASPTTHARTRSTGQFGTLPSEYATPLALALTELVTNAVEHGLAGQEGDVEIIADRTDDRLEVRVRDTGVGLPEGQVGRGLGTQIVRTLIQGELSGTIDWHTIMGSGTEVTIDIPMRYIARSSN is encoded by the coding sequence ATGTCGACCCTCAGCGATCTCGTCTACGCCCAGGGGCGCTCCCGCGACGCCGATGTGGAGTGGCTGCACCGCCTCGCCGGCGATGGCCAGCTGCTCGCCGACCTCGCCTTCGCCGACATCGTGCTCTGGGTGCCGACGGCCGACGATTCCTACATCGCCGTGGCGCACGCGCGCCCGAGCGGCGCCGCGACGCTCTTCTACCGCGACATCGTCGGCGACCGCGTGCGGCCGCAGTGGCGCACGCAGGTGCACGAGGCGTTCCAGTCCGGCACGATCGTCGACTCCGCCTCGCCCGACTGGTTCGAGGAGACGCCCACGCGCGTGCGCGCCGTGCCGATCGTGCGCCAGTTCCCGCACGGCGGCTCGCCCATCCCGATCGGCGTGGTGACCCGGCACACGAACCTCGGCGAGACGCGCACGCCCTCGCGGCAGCAGATCACCTTCAACGACTGTGCCGACGAGCTCTTCGGCATGATCGCCTCCGCCGACTTCCCCGACCTCGCGGCGCCCACGGCTCCCCGCCGCGGCGCGCCCCGCGCCTCGGACGGGCTCATCCGCCTCGACGTCGACGGGATCACCACGTTCGCCAGCCCGAACGCTCTGTCGGCCTTCAACCGCATGGGCTTCGACGACGAGCTCGAGGGGGAGGCGCTCGTGGAGGTCACGACGCGCATCATCCCCGAGAAGCGGCAGTTCGACGAGTCGCTGCCCCTGGTGGTCACGGGCCGGGCGCCCTGGCGCGCCGACATCGAGGCCCGCGGTGTCGCGGTGTCGTTGCGCACCATCCCGCTCAAGCACCGGGGCCAGCGCATCGGCGCCATCGTGCTGTGCCGCGACGTCACCGAGATCCGCCATCAGGAGCAGGAGCTCATCACCAAGGACGCGACGATCCGCGAGATCCACCACCGGGTGAAGAACAACCTGCAGACCGTGGCGTCGCTGCTGCGCATCCAGGCGCGCCGCTCGCACTCCGACGAGGCGCGCGAGGCGCTCACGCAGGCCATGCGCCGCGTCTCGGCGATCGCCGTCGTTCACGACACGCTGTCGGAGGGGCTCGCGCAGAACGTGAACTTCGACGAGGTCTTCGCGCGGGTCATGAAGCTCGTGGCCGAGGTCGCCGCCTCGCCCACGACGCATGCGCGCACGCGCTCGACGGGGCAGTTCGGCACCCTGCCCAGCGAGTACGCCACGCCCCTCGCGCTCGCCCTCACCGAGCTCGTCACCAATGCCGTCGAGCACGGGCTCGCCGGCCAGGAGGGCGACGTCGAGATCATCGCCGACCGCACCGACGACCGCCTCGAGGTGCGCGTGCGCGACACGGGCGTCGGCCTCCCCGAGGGTCAGGTCGGTCGCGGTCTGGGCACGCAGATCGTGCGCACCCTGATCCAGGGCGAGCTCAGCGGCACCATCGACTGGCACACCATCATGGGCAGCGGCACCGAGGTGACCATCGACATCCCGATGCGTTACATCGCACGGTCATCGAACTGA
- a CDS encoding WhiB family transcriptional regulator, with translation MDWRDKAACLTVDPELFFPVGNTGPAVDQIDKAKSVCARCTVTEVCLQYALESGQDSGVWGGLSEDERRALKRRAARARRAS, from the coding sequence ATGGATTGGCGCGACAAAGCGGCCTGCCTGACCGTAGACCCCGAGCTGTTCTTCCCCGTAGGCAACACCGGCCCGGCGGTCGACCAGATCGACAAGGCGAAGTCCGTCTGCGCCCGGTGCACCGTCACCGAGGTCTGCCTGCAGTACGCCCTCGAGAGCGGCCAGGACTCCGGCGTGTGGGGCGGGCTCTCCGAAGACGAGCGTCGCGCGCTCAAGCGTCGCGCCGCCCGCGCGCGCCGCGCGAGCTGA
- a CDS encoding histidine kinase: MTRNPFARIAAGLLALEAVAVVVLLVQQVLALLAGDVDSAESAIALTVLTAVGAAAVAAFAVATWRGQSWGRSGGIVTQALIAAVALGAATGAFAHPVIGLALAAPAIVTFVMLVLAARRAGADRR, encoded by the coding sequence ATGACGAGAAACCCGTTCGCGCGCATCGCCGCCGGCCTTCTGGCACTCGAAGCGGTGGCCGTCGTCGTGCTCCTCGTGCAGCAGGTGCTCGCCCTCCTCGCCGGAGACGTCGACTCGGCCGAGAGCGCGATCGCCCTGACCGTCCTGACCGCGGTCGGCGCGGCGGCTGTCGCCGCCTTCGCCGTCGCGACGTGGCGCGGTCAGTCCTGGGGGCGCTCGGGCGGCATCGTCACGCAGGCGCTCATCGCGGCCGTCGCGCTCGGCGCGGCGACGGGGGCTTTCGCCCACCCCGTCATCGGGCTCGCGCTCGCAGCACCCGCGATCGTCACCTTCGTGATGCTCGTGCTCGCCGCGCGGCGCGCGGGCGCCGACCGCCGCTAG
- the bcp gene encoding thioredoxin-dependent thiol peroxidase, producing MTNTRLAPGDEAPDFTLKNQDGDDVSLHDLRGGRVILYFYPAAMTPGCTTQACDFRDNLSGLQSAGYTVLGVSPDSPTKLSEFRERDGLTFDLLSDEDHAVLEAYAAWGEKKNYGKTYEGVIRSTVILDEDGRVEHALYNVKATGHVERIRTLIGA from the coding sequence ATGACGAACACGCGGCTCGCACCCGGCGACGAGGCACCCGATTTCACCCTGAAGAACCAGGACGGCGACGATGTCTCGCTGCACGACCTGCGCGGCGGCCGCGTCATCCTCTACTTCTACCCGGCGGCCATGACGCCCGGCTGCACGACCCAGGCCTGCGACTTCCGCGACAACCTGTCGGGCCTGCAGTCGGCCGGGTACACCGTGCTGGGCGTCTCGCCCGACTCGCCCACGAAGCTGAGCGAGTTCCGCGAGCGCGACGGCCTGACCTTCGACCTCCTCAGCGATGAGGACCACGCAGTGCTCGAGGCGTACGCCGCGTGGGGCGAGAAGAAGAACTACGGCAAGACCTACGAGGGCGTCATCCGCTCCACGGTCATCCTCGACGAGGACGGACGCGTCGAGCACGCGCTCTACAACGTCAAGGCCACCGGCCACGTCGAGCGCATCCGCACCCTCATCGGCGCCTGA
- the rsgA gene encoding ribosome small subunit-dependent GTPase A: protein MSWLDDVDDEEDDSAYDESSIRVRPNPKANRPRTKRRPAHADARIARVLGVDRGRYTVLVDEGGPEEHQVLASRARELRKIAIVTGDRARIVGDTTGDDGTLARIVGIEERSSLLRRSADDTDQVERVIVANADQMLVVVAAADPEPRERLVDRYLIAALDAGVRPLMVVTKTDLADPAEFLSHFAGLEDLQVFTSARRDGGEEEMPIEEIGAALIGHSTVFVGHSGVGKSTLVNALVPSADRATGHVNTVTGRGRHTSSSTVSLRYDDGQGGSGWVIDTPGVRSFGLGHVNTDNILRAFTDLAEIAEDCPRGCTHLPDAPDCAIVEAVEEGRAGPHGAARLDSLQRLLATFATDNGRHS, encoded by the coding sequence GTGAGCTGGCTCGATGACGTCGACGACGAGGAGGACGACTCCGCGTACGACGAGAGCAGCATCCGGGTGCGTCCGAACCCGAAGGCGAACCGGCCGCGCACGAAGCGGCGCCCGGCCCACGCCGACGCCCGCATCGCCCGCGTGCTGGGGGTCGACCGCGGCCGCTACACCGTCCTGGTCGACGAGGGCGGCCCGGAGGAGCACCAGGTGCTCGCCTCCCGCGCCCGGGAGCTGCGCAAGATCGCGATCGTGACCGGCGACCGGGCCCGCATCGTCGGAGACACGACGGGCGACGACGGCACGCTGGCGCGGATCGTGGGCATCGAGGAGCGCTCGTCGCTGCTGCGCCGCAGCGCCGACGACACCGATCAGGTGGAGCGCGTCATCGTCGCGAACGCTGACCAGATGCTCGTGGTGGTCGCCGCGGCAGACCCCGAGCCGCGCGAGCGCCTCGTCGACCGCTACCTGATCGCGGCCCTCGACGCGGGTGTGCGACCGCTCATGGTGGTGACGAAGACCGACCTCGCCGATCCGGCCGAGTTCCTGAGCCACTTCGCCGGGCTCGAGGACCTTCAGGTGTTCACCAGCGCCCGCCGCGACGGCGGCGAGGAGGAGATGCCGATCGAGGAGATCGGCGCCGCCCTCATCGGGCACTCGACCGTCTTCGTCGGACACTCCGGCGTCGGCAAGTCGACGCTGGTCAACGCACTGGTGCCGTCGGCCGACCGCGCGACCGGCCACGTGAACACCGTCACGGGCCGCGGGCGCCACACGTCCTCGTCCACCGTGTCGCTGCGCTACGACGACGGGCAGGGCGGCAGCGGCTGGGTCATCGACACCCCCGGCGTGCGCTCGTTCGGCCTCGGGCACGTGAACACCGACAACATCCTCCGTGCGTTCACCGACCTCGCCGAGATCGCGGAAGACTGCCCGCGCGGATGCACCCACCTGCCCGACGCCCCCGACTGCGCGATCGTCGAGGCCGTCGAGGAGGGTCGCGCCGGTCCGCACGGGGCGGCACGCCTCGACTCGCTGCAGCGGCTGCTGGCGACGTTCGCGACGGACAACGGCCGGCACTCCTAG
- the aroA gene encoding 3-phosphoshikimate 1-carboxyvinyltransferase: protein MNADRYSHDGGPRPRGRWSAPVADGPLRAALAVPGSKSLTNRELILAALAEGPSILSAPLHSDDSARMIEALQALGVGIERLEGSGHFGDDLEVTPVWPLRGGTEIDCGQAGTVMRFVAGLAGFARGDVTLTAHESALHRPMGAMIKALRDVGVDIDDGGHWSLPFTVRGRGHTRGGEVTIDASASSQFVSGLLLAAPRFDVGLHLIHSGGRLPSQPHIDMTIESLGHRGVHVERPAPGEWVVPAGPVRAKDIAIEPDLSNAAPFLAAAMIAGGTVSITGWPVHSTQPGAMLGDILSLMGARVSRRGGAMIVTGGAGITGVDLDLSAAGELTPTIFALAAFADAPTTLYGIGHIRGHETDRIAALIGELRGLGGEAHELEDGIRIVPRPLHGGTWHAHGDHRMATTGALLGLAVPGVEIDDIGTTAKTLPEFPELWLGLVEGAHDTGHADAAGTASRSSAAHAEEAPA, encoded by the coding sequence ATGAACGCGGATCGGTATTCCCACGACGGCGGACCTCGTCCGCGAGGCCGCTGGTCGGCCCCCGTCGCCGACGGTCCGCTGCGGGCCGCGCTCGCCGTTCCGGGCTCGAAATCGCTCACCAACCGCGAGCTGATCCTCGCCGCGCTGGCCGAGGGTCCCAGCATCCTGTCGGCTCCCCTCCACTCCGACGACTCCGCGCGCATGATCGAAGCGCTCCAGGCTCTCGGTGTGGGCATCGAGCGGCTCGAGGGCAGCGGGCACTTCGGCGACGACCTCGAGGTCACGCCCGTGTGGCCGCTCAGGGGCGGCACCGAGATCGACTGCGGACAGGCCGGCACCGTCATGCGCTTCGTTGCGGGACTCGCAGGCTTCGCCCGGGGGGACGTCACCCTGACCGCGCACGAGAGCGCGCTGCACCGTCCGATGGGCGCGATGATCAAGGCGCTGCGCGACGTCGGCGTCGACATCGACGACGGCGGTCACTGGTCGCTCCCCTTCACCGTCCGCGGTCGCGGGCACACGCGGGGCGGCGAGGTGACGATCGACGCGAGCGCGTCGAGCCAGTTCGTCTCGGGCCTCCTGCTGGCGGCGCCGCGCTTCGACGTGGGACTCCATCTCATCCACTCCGGCGGCCGCCTGCCCAGCCAGCCTCACATCGACATGACGATCGAGTCGCTCGGCCACCGCGGCGTGCACGTCGAGCGCCCCGCCCCCGGCGAGTGGGTCGTGCCCGCCGGGCCGGTGCGCGCGAAGGACATCGCGATCGAGCCGGACCTCTCCAACGCCGCGCCGTTCCTGGCGGCCGCGATGATCGCCGGCGGCACCGTGTCGATCACGGGGTGGCCCGTGCACTCGACGCAGCCGGGCGCGATGCTCGGCGACATCCTGTCGCTGATGGGCGCCCGGGTGTCGCGGCGCGGCGGCGCCATGATCGTCACGGGCGGCGCCGGCATCACCGGCGTCGACCTCGACCTGTCTGCGGCGGGCGAGCTCACCCCGACGATCTTCGCCCTCGCCGCGTTCGCGGACGCGCCGACCACCCTCTACGGCATCGGGCACATCCGCGGCCACGAGACCGACCGCATCGCCGCGCTGATCGGCGAGCTGCGCGGACTCGGCGGCGAGGCCCACGAACTCGAGGACGGCATCCGCATCGTCCCCCGCCCCCTGCACGGCGGCACCTGGCACGCGCACGGCGATCACCGCATGGCCACGACCGGCGCGCTCCTCGGACTCGCCGTGCCGGGCGTGGAGATCGACGACATCGGCACCACCGCCAAGACCCTTCCCGAGTTCCCCGAGCTGTGGCTGGGCCTCGTCGAAGGTGCGCATGACACCGGACACGCGGATGCCGCGGGCACCGCATCGCGGTCATCCGCAGCCCACGCGGAGGAAGCCCCCGCGTGA